In the genome of Streptomyces collinus, one region contains:
- a CDS encoding CBS domain-containing protein, with protein sequence MTSHTVGEVMTSDVVQACRTTPFKEVVRLLDHHRISGLPVVDDDDKVLGVVSGTDLVRDQANRAGRDPARAVTAQDLMSVPAITVHPEQSVPDAARLMERRGVERLPVVDEEDRLIGIATRRDLLRVFLRTDDDIRRQVTEEVLVGGLGLPPDAVRVSVRDGVVKLDGRVELRSQVPEAVHSVWRLEGVVGVVNGLTFLDDDCSVPSVPR encoded by the coding sequence GTGACATCCCACACCGTCGGTGAAGTGATGACCAGCGACGTCGTCCAGGCCTGCCGGACGACGCCGTTCAAGGAGGTCGTCCGACTGCTGGACCACCACCGGATCAGCGGGCTGCCCGTGGTCGACGACGACGACAAGGTGCTCGGCGTGGTCTCCGGGACCGACCTGGTACGCGACCAGGCGAACCGGGCGGGCCGGGACCCGGCCCGTGCCGTCACGGCGCAGGACCTGATGTCGGTACCGGCGATCACCGTGCACCCTGAGCAGTCCGTCCCGGACGCGGCACGGCTGATGGAGCGCCGTGGCGTCGAGCGGCTGCCCGTGGTGGACGAGGAGGACCGCCTCATCGGCATCGCCACCCGCCGCGACCTGCTCCGGGTCTTCCTGCGCACGGACGATGACATCCGCCGCCAGGTGACCGAGGAGGTCCTCGTCGGCGGCCTGGGGCTGCCACCCGACGCGGTCCGCGTCTCCGTCCGGGACGGCGTCGTCAAGCTCGACGGCCGCGTGGAACTGCGCAGTCAGGTCCCGGAGGCCGTCCACTCGGTGTGGCGGCTCGAAGGCGTCGTAGGAGTGGTGAACGGATTGACGTTCCTCGACGACGACTGTTCCGTGCCCAGTGTGCCCAGGTGA
- the adhE gene encoding bifunctional acetaldehyde-CoA/alcohol dehydrogenase, protein MTRHDGGPTDPATTAAPSDTTIAVDRLVTAALKALDDYEALTQEQVDHIVKKASVAALDQHTALALLAVEETGRGVFEDKAAKNMFACEHVTHSMGPMKTVGVIARDDIEDMVEIAEPVGVVCAVTPVTNPTSTTIFKALMALKTRNPVVFAFHPSAQRCSAEAARIIRAAAVAAGAPEHCIQWIETPSVEATGTLMRHPGVSLILATGGNAMVKAAYSAGKPALGVGAGNVPAYVHRSAKLRRAVNDLVLSKSFDNGMICASEQAVILDSEIYDAALTEFRTLHAHMATTEEKAKLEAFLFPTGRAEGGGCEPKVNSAAVGQSPSWIAEQAGFTVPAGTSIILVEAERVGAHEPLTREKLCPVLAVLRAEDERQGFDLAADMVAFHGQGHSAVIHTEDPALAEAYGRRMKTVRVIVNAPSSQGAIGGIYNGLLPSLTLGCGSWGSTSVSNNVSAAQLLNVKRVGTRRNNLQWFKVPPKIYFEPQAIRYLTSMPDVHRVTVVTDATMTRLGFVDRVTRVLQRRREPVTVQVIDNVEPEPSIDSVRRGAALMRDFRPDTIIALGGGSPMDAAKVMWLLYEQQAAGREMDFADMRQKFSDIRKRAFRFPTLGALARLVCIPTTSGTGAEVTPFAVISDPATGKKYPLADYALTPSVAIIDPLLTTDLPPALAADSGFDALTHAIEAYVSVYANDFTDGLALHAIRLIFEHIEAAVNDREGSAQAREKMHNAGTIAGMAFGNAFLGIVHAMSHTLGATFHVAHGRTNAVLLPHVIRYNGTVPTKLTGWPKYEDYRAPERFQDIARTLGLPAATPQEGVESLAAAVERLRDAVGIEPSFRQLGVDEQAFLGALPHQALNAYEDQCAPANPRMPMLDDMQELMRAAYYG, encoded by the coding sequence ATGACCCGACACGACGGCGGACCCACGGACCCGGCCACCACAGCCGCGCCGTCCGACACCACCATCGCCGTGGACCGTCTCGTGACGGCCGCGCTCAAGGCACTCGACGACTACGAGGCCCTCACCCAGGAGCAGGTCGACCACATCGTCAAGAAGGCGTCGGTCGCCGCCCTCGACCAGCACACCGCGCTGGCGCTGCTGGCGGTGGAGGAGACCGGGCGCGGCGTCTTCGAGGACAAGGCGGCCAAGAACATGTTCGCCTGCGAGCACGTCACGCACAGCATGGGCCCGATGAAGACCGTCGGGGTCATCGCCCGCGACGACATCGAGGACATGGTCGAGATCGCGGAACCCGTGGGCGTGGTGTGCGCGGTCACTCCCGTCACCAACCCGACCTCCACCACGATCTTCAAGGCGCTGATGGCACTGAAGACCCGCAACCCGGTCGTCTTCGCCTTCCACCCCTCCGCCCAGCGCTGCAGCGCCGAAGCGGCCCGGATCATACGCGCCGCCGCCGTCGCCGCCGGAGCACCCGAGCACTGCATCCAGTGGATCGAAACCCCGTCCGTCGAGGCGACCGGCACGCTCATGCGCCACCCGGGCGTCTCGCTGATCCTGGCCACCGGCGGCAACGCCATGGTCAAGGCCGCCTACTCGGCCGGCAAGCCCGCCCTGGGCGTTGGCGCGGGCAACGTCCCGGCGTACGTGCACAGGAGCGCCAAGCTGCGCCGCGCCGTCAACGACCTGGTGCTCTCCAAGTCGTTCGACAACGGCATGATCTGCGCCTCCGAGCAGGCCGTCATCCTGGACAGTGAGATCTACGACGCGGCCCTGACCGAGTTCCGCACGCTGCACGCCCACATGGCCACCACCGAGGAGAAGGCGAAGCTCGAAGCGTTCCTCTTCCCCACCGGCAGGGCGGAGGGCGGCGGTTGCGAGCCGAAGGTCAACTCGGCGGCCGTGGGGCAGAGTCCGTCGTGGATCGCCGAGCAGGCCGGGTTCACCGTTCCCGCCGGCACCTCGATCATCCTGGTCGAGGCCGAACGGGTGGGCGCGCACGAGCCGCTGACCCGCGAGAAGCTCTGCCCGGTCCTGGCCGTGCTGCGTGCCGAGGACGAGCGGCAGGGCTTCGACCTGGCCGCCGACATGGTGGCCTTCCACGGCCAGGGCCACAGCGCCGTCATCCACACCGAGGACCCCGCCCTCGCCGAGGCGTACGGCAGGCGGATGAAGACCGTACGGGTCATCGTCAACGCCCCGTCCTCGCAGGGAGCCATCGGCGGTATCTACAACGGACTGCTGCCGTCGCTCACGCTGGGCTGCGGATCCTGGGGCAGCACCTCCGTCTCCAACAACGTCTCCGCGGCCCAGCTGCTGAACGTCAAGCGAGTCGGCACACGCCGCAACAACCTCCAGTGGTTCAAGGTCCCGCCGAAGATCTACTTCGAGCCCCAGGCCATCCGCTACCTGACGTCGATGCCGGACGTGCACCGCGTCACCGTGGTCACCGACGCGACGATGACCCGGCTGGGCTTCGTCGACCGTGTCACGCGGGTGCTCCAGCGTCGCCGTGAGCCGGTGACCGTGCAGGTCATCGACAACGTCGAACCGGAGCCGAGCATCGACTCGGTGCGGCGCGGCGCCGCCCTCATGCGGGACTTCCGCCCCGACACGATCATCGCGCTCGGCGGCGGCTCACCCATGGACGCGGCCAAGGTCATGTGGCTGCTGTACGAACAGCAAGCCGCCGGCCGGGAAATGGACTTCGCGGACATGCGGCAGAAGTTCTCCGACATCCGCAAGCGAGCTTTCCGCTTCCCGACCCTGGGCGCGCTCGCCCGTCTGGTGTGCATCCCCACGACCTCCGGCACGGGCGCCGAGGTGACCCCGTTCGCGGTCATCTCCGACCCCGCCACCGGCAAGAAGTACCCGCTGGCCGATTACGCGCTCACCCCCAGCGTGGCGATCATCGACCCGCTGCTCACCACCGACCTGCCTCCGGCCCTGGCGGCCGACAGCGGCTTCGACGCGCTCACCCACGCCATCGAGGCATATGTCTCCGTGTACGCCAACGACTTCACCGACGGCCTCGCCCTGCACGCGATCCGGCTGATCTTCGAGCACATCGAAGCGGCCGTGAACGACCGCGAGGGCTCGGCTCAGGCCCGGGAGAAGATGCACAACGCCGGCACCATCGCGGGCATGGCCTTCGGCAACGCCTTCCTCGGCATCGTCCACGCCATGTCCCACACCCTCGGCGCCACCTTCCACGTCGCGCACGGCCGCACCAACGCCGTCCTGCTGCCGCACGTCATCCGCTACAACGGCACCGTCCCGACCAAGCTCACCGGCTGGCCCAAGTACGAGGACTACCGGGCCCCGGAACGCTTCCAGGACATCGCCCGCACCCTCGGCCTGCCCGCCGCGACCCCGCAGGAGGGCGTGGAGTCGCTTGCCGCGGCCGTGGAACGCCTGCGCGACGCCGTCGGCATCGAGCCGTCGTTCCGCCAACTCGGAGTCGACGAGCAGGCCTTCCTCGGCGCCCTGCCGCACCAGGCCCTCAACGCCTACGAGGACCAGTGCGCGCCCGCCAACCCGCGGATGCCCATGCTCGACGACATGCAGGAGCTCATGCGCGCGGCCTACTACGGCTGA